Proteins encoded by one window of Bryobacteraceae bacterium:
- a CDS encoding ABC transporter ATP-binding protein: protein MLELRSISKSFAGIAAVSDVSFSVRPGEITGYLGPNGSGKSTTMKIVTGLIEATRGEVWFGGHPVAEDWIGFKRRMGYVPEEPHLYPHLSGLEYLTLVADLRELPAKPTAGKIESLLTLFGLHGDRHSPIANYSKGMRQKVLLIAALLHDPEIILLDEPFSGLDVASALVMRSLIRELAARGRVVLFSSHELETVERVAARVVILHRGRVVADDSIERLRALMSLPTLEEIFSQLAVDQHPDAVAAEIAGVVRE, encoded by the coding sequence ATGCTGGAACTACGTTCGATATCGAAGAGCTTCGCCGGAATCGCCGCCGTGAGCGACGTCAGCTTCTCGGTACGGCCGGGGGAAATCACCGGCTATCTTGGGCCGAACGGCTCCGGCAAGTCGACGACGATGAAGATCGTCACTGGGCTGATCGAGGCAACCCGGGGCGAGGTCTGGTTCGGCGGGCATCCGGTGGCCGAGGACTGGATCGGGTTCAAGCGGCGCATGGGTTATGTGCCGGAAGAGCCCCACCTCTACCCGCACCTTTCCGGGCTCGAATACCTGACCCTCGTCGCCGACCTGCGTGAGCTGCCCGCCAAGCCTACGGCCGGGAAGATCGAGAGTCTGCTCACCCTCTTCGGCCTTCACGGCGACCGGCACTCCCCCATCGCGAACTACTCGAAAGGCATGCGTCAGAAGGTTCTGTTGATCGCCGCTCTGCTCCACGACCCGGAAATCATCCTGCTCGATGAACCCTTCTCCGGACTTGACGTTGCGTCCGCGCTGGTGATGCGCAGCCTGATCCGAGAGTTGGCCGCGCGCGGCCGGGTGGTGCTGTTCAGTTCGCACGAACTGGAGACCGTGGAGCGTGTGGCGGCCCGCGTGGTGATCTTGCATCGCGGACGCGTTGTCGCTGACGACTCAATTGAACGGCTCCGCGCCCTGATGTCGCTCCCCACGCTGGAGGAGATCTTCTCGCAACTGGCCGTCGATCAGCACCCCGATGCCGTCGCGGCCGAGATCGCCGGTGTAGTGCGGGAATGA
- a CDS encoding choice-of-anchor D domain-containing protein, producing MQFSLPRLAAFLLFPVSALLAQSVAIQRLTPSGAGAGDSVELRFDVVASGVPQGAEFVSAHASLVQGTDRIDLGAITTAATAAANFTVTFAPAATFEITGPASIETELRYRANQELRELRASRELAAATTPSITLSAASQPLNSWVPMAIATSGLNVAVANSVAVTFDNANGKRLIPYYGATLDYAQALREASQTRQDGQVRVSGESIVFGLLAATTALGDVGTAEEDRYIGEYDLTVRTTQTTGLPPGIVRRVREVLLRGGYRVTEPRPDSAIGLTAIRYAVADGPNAGLRGVWMPGGNNALNAAPGSLLRLELTGTMTFGRYWWNRLQLDAAREGEPPFASATPRFAVGTNGRSVAIQDQSASGDWRPLSFEIRLPDAETAPIVIALGAIAGDTPATPFVMSQPVTVVWRRAAQDVTVERIEVVQAVQNASNTIPLVAGKRTVARVFAAALGESPQAGVEVLLEGWRDGERLPGDARPAVNQAYPATAPAGPLDRARTDHSINFELPAEWLGAGALELRAEVRLTAGLTDPEPANNRFTAPAVRFVPSILPDPFPVLWYRACVQRDASLPGCPAGSAWTADDRTGLLRKLYPAADGAVRFRPLGARTRVLRADPGTAEFGYQMKLRALAASLSADAATAQVTAVFPAGGPAEASPVGAPVGWIRESDTAARNEAALAHAVGHSAGLTHPPADESAVGEVGFDVGSGTAIPASRFDVMAAGEPVWISPANYRRVMESRTWAGEAAGNPVDALLVSGWVSADAHAGELEPSLRVQSATAPLRTNPDGRFCFEFFAGDTPLTRTCFEPAAADSNGRSFAEMFFSHIVALPPGADRLALVGPEGQIASIQAGVPPELSIERPQPGERWSGRRQLSWIANSAGGGRVQNAIDVSADGGATWRPVDVLLTDASTNARLIDIDAADLPAGEEVLLRVVASTGWTTATATSARFAVQASPRIQASVARVDFGQTEPGAGIDRTVVLTNTGSGRLSFAGWNTDGASFTMVTTPPAVLEPGAAETIRVRFLPVSGGPHGGALVFSSNDPVTPELRVALEGIGIGDAPPPPRIALTPERLDFGAVPVNQSADRLLIIGNNGAGSLTVTGIDLPGALVTMPGPAAPFTIEAGLTREVVVRFSPAAEVELSGALTVRSTDPARPAVAVALTGRGAPPAPLAARAEAQPGSLSFGEVATGVSRDLTFVLRNSGTAPLEVASMAASPDVFTLIGASGSLTVAPGGQTQVTVRFTPAVTGVATGAVTIASNDPAGTLRVGLAGTGAVAAGGLLEATPRSLNFGNIGVSEAATLTVMLRNAGPGAVTVVEIATAGSAFSALAPGLPLTIAAGATYTLSVRFNGAAAGVQTGSVSIRSNGGNLTIPLAGTVLTPKLLRADDGTFEKYYEQIVEDAFFLNRLRPASYPATLRAIRIYVGVDTLRPGTQVTLLAAPHPSGSAELGQVTLRGSVTGRIDREGAWIEYAVPKITIESGDFLVGFHSAERGQLTVALDTTVTRERSYFSTNGFEFAPAAQTEGIGPANFGIQAILE from the coding sequence ATGCAGTTTTCCCTGCCGCGATTGGCGGCTTTTCTGTTGTTCCCCGTGTCTGCCCTGCTGGCGCAATCGGTGGCCATCCAGCGGTTGACCCCATCGGGCGCGGGCGCCGGCGATTCGGTGGAGCTCCGTTTCGACGTGGTCGCGTCGGGCGTTCCGCAGGGCGCCGAGTTCGTGAGCGCGCACGCATCCCTGGTCCAGGGGACGGACCGGATCGACCTCGGGGCCATTACCACGGCGGCTACAGCGGCGGCGAACTTCACGGTGACCTTCGCTCCGGCGGCCACGTTCGAAATCACGGGACCGGCTTCGATCGAAACCGAGCTCCGCTACCGCGCCAACCAGGAGTTGCGCGAGTTGCGTGCGTCGCGGGAGCTGGCGGCGGCCACGACGCCGTCGATTACGCTTTCGGCCGCGTCGCAGCCGCTGAACAGCTGGGTTCCGATGGCGATCGCGACCAGCGGCCTGAACGTGGCCGTGGCGAATTCGGTTGCCGTGACGTTCGACAACGCCAACGGCAAGCGTCTGATCCCCTACTACGGCGCGACGCTCGACTACGCGCAGGCGCTGCGCGAGGCATCGCAGACGCGCCAGGACGGGCAGGTTCGCGTATCCGGCGAATCGATCGTGTTCGGCCTGCTCGCCGCCACCACCGCGCTCGGCGATGTCGGCACGGCGGAAGAGGATCGTTACATCGGCGAGTACGACCTGACCGTGCGCACAACGCAGACGACCGGGCTTCCGCCGGGAATCGTGCGCCGGGTGCGCGAGGTTCTGCTGCGCGGGGGGTATCGCGTGACGGAGCCGAGGCCCGATTCGGCGATCGGGCTGACGGCGATCCGCTACGCGGTCGCCGACGGGCCGAACGCGGGACTGCGCGGAGTTTGGATGCCCGGCGGCAACAACGCGCTGAATGCCGCGCCGGGGTCTCTGCTGCGGCTCGAACTCACTGGCACAATGACGTTTGGGCGCTACTGGTGGAACCGGCTCCAGTTGGACGCCGCCCGGGAGGGCGAACCGCCGTTTGCATCCGCGACGCCAAGGTTCGCCGTGGGCACCAATGGCCGCAGCGTCGCGATCCAGGATCAGTCCGCCTCCGGAGATTGGCGTCCGCTGTCGTTCGAGATCCGCCTGCCCGATGCCGAGACCGCTCCCATCGTGATCGCTCTGGGCGCCATTGCGGGGGACACGCCGGCGACGCCGTTTGTCATGTCGCAGCCGGTGACAGTGGTGTGGCGACGCGCGGCCCAGGACGTGACGGTCGAGCGCATCGAGGTGGTGCAGGCGGTGCAGAACGCCTCCAATACGATCCCGCTGGTCGCCGGCAAGCGAACGGTGGCGCGGGTGTTCGCGGCCGCCCTGGGCGAATCGCCGCAAGCGGGCGTGGAGGTGCTGCTCGAAGGCTGGCGGGACGGTGAGCGGCTGCCGGGAGACGCGCGGCCGGCGGTGAATCAGGCATACCCGGCGACGGCGCCGGCAGGTCCGCTGGATCGCGCCCGGACAGATCATTCGATCAATTTCGAACTGCCGGCGGAATGGCTCGGCGCAGGCGCGCTCGAATTGCGGGCCGAAGTCCGGCTCACCGCCGGGCTTACCGATCCGGAGCCCGCCAACAACCGCTTTACTGCGCCTGCCGTTCGGTTCGTTCCTTCGATTTTGCCGGACCCGTTCCCTGTGCTTTGGTACCGGGCCTGCGTCCAGCGGGACGCCTCGCTCCCGGGATGCCCGGCGGGCTCGGCGTGGACGGCGGACGATCGCACCGGGCTGCTCCGCAAACTGTACCCGGCGGCCGACGGAGCCGTGCGGTTCCGCCCGCTCGGAGCTCGGACGCGCGTGCTGCGAGCCGATCCGGGGACGGCCGAGTTCGGCTACCAGATGAAGCTGCGCGCCCTGGCGGCGAGCCTTTCGGCGGATGCGGCGACGGCGCAGGTGACGGCGGTATTTCCGGCCGGAGGCCCGGCCGAGGCTTCGCCGGTGGGCGCGCCCGTCGGGTGGATCCGCGAATCGGACACAGCGGCGCGAAACGAAGCCGCGCTGGCGCACGCGGTGGGTCACTCGGCCGGACTCACGCACCCGCCCGCCGACGAGTCCGCCGTGGGCGAAGTGGGTTTCGACGTCGGGAGCGGAACGGCCATACCGGCGTCGCGCTTCGACGTGATGGCGGCGGGCGAGCCGGTATGGATCTCGCCGGCCAACTACCGGCGCGTGATGGAGTCCCGAACGTGGGCGGGCGAGGCGGCCGGAAATCCCGTGGACGCGCTGTTGGTGAGCGGGTGGGTGTCGGCGGACGCCCACGCCGGCGAACTGGAGCCGTCGCTGCGAGTGCAATCCGCCACGGCCCCACTGCGGACGAATCCCGATGGGCGGTTCTGTTTCGAGTTCTTCGCGGGCGACACGCCGCTCACGCGGACTTGTTTCGAACCCGCCGCGGCCGATTCCAACGGGCGCTCCTTCGCCGAGATGTTCTTCTCGCATATCGTCGCGCTGCCGCCGGGCGCGGATCGTCTGGCGTTGGTGGGGCCGGAAGGCCAGATTGCGTCGATACAGGCGGGCGTGCCGCCGGAGTTGAGCATCGAGCGTCCGCAGCCGGGCGAGCGGTGGTCCGGCCGCCGGCAGCTATCGTGGATCGCCAACAGCGCCGGGGGCGGAAGGGTTCAGAACGCGATCGATGTATCGGCGGACGGCGGCGCCACCTGGCGCCCGGTGGACGTGCTGCTCACCGATGCGAGCACCAACGCCAGGCTGATCGATATTGACGCTGCCGATCTTCCAGCCGGCGAGGAGGTGCTGCTGCGGGTAGTGGCGTCCACCGGGTGGACGACCGCCACGGCCACGTCGGCTCGCTTTGCCGTGCAGGCATCGCCGCGGATTCAGGCGTCGGTGGCGCGGGTCGACTTCGGGCAGACGGAACCGGGAGCCGGGATCGACCGCACGGTGGTCCTCACCAATACCGGTAGCGGGCGGCTGTCCTTCGCCGGCTGGAATACGGACGGCGCGAGTTTCACGATGGTGACGACGCCGCCCGCGGTTCTGGAGCCCGGCGCGGCGGAAACCATCCGGGTTCGCTTTTTGCCCGTCTCCGGCGGACCGCACGGCGGCGCGCTTGTCTTCAGCTCGAACGATCCGGTGACGCCGGAACTGCGTGTAGCGCTCGAGGGGATAGGGATCGGCGACGCGCCGCCGCCGCCGCGAATCGCGCTCACGCCGGAGCGGCTCGATTTCGGGGCGGTTCCGGTGAACCAATCGGCCGACCGCCTCCTGATCATCGGGAACAACGGGGCGGGTTCGCTGACGGTGACCGGCATTGACCTGCCCGGAGCGCTGGTCACGATGCCCGGGCCGGCGGCTCCGTTCACGATTGAAGCGGGTTTGACCCGCGAAGTGGTGGTGCGCTTCTCGCCCGCGGCCGAGGTGGAACTCTCCGGCGCGCTGACGGTTCGGTCCACCGATCCGGCTCGCCCGGCCGTCGCGGTGGCGCTTACCGGACGTGGGGCGCCTCCCGCGCCACTCGCCGCAAGAGCCGAGGCGCAACCGGGATCGCTTTCGTTCGGCGAGGTGGCCACGGGCGTGAGCCGTGATCTCACCTTCGTGCTGCGCAACAGCGGAACGGCGCCGCTCGAGGTGGCGTCGATGGCGGCGTCGCCCGACGTGTTCACGCTGATTGGCGCATCGGGATCGTTGACGGTCGCGCCTGGCGGGCAGACGCAGGTGACCGTGCGGTTCACTCCGGCCGTCACGGGCGTCGCGACGGGAGCCGTCACGATCGCTTCGAACGACCCGGCCGGAACGCTGCGCGTGGGACTCGCCGGGACGGGAGCGGTGGCGGCCGGCGGTCTGCTCGAAGCCACGCCGCGGTCGTTGAACTTCGGCAACATTGGCGTCAGCGAAGCGGCCACGCTCACGGTGATGCTGCGGAACGCGGGACCGGGTGCGGTTACGGTGGTGGAGATCGCGACGGCGGGAAGCGCGTTTTCGGCGCTGGCGCCGGGCCTTCCATTGACGATCGCGGCCGGAGCCACTTATACGCTTTCGGTCCGCTTCAACGGCGCCGCGGCCGGGGTGCAAACCGGATCGGTCAGCATCCGCAGCAACGGCGGCAACCTGACGATTCCGCTGGCGGGCACGGTGCTTACACCGAAGTTACTGCGGGCCGACGATGGGACGTTCGAGAAATACTACGAGCAGATCGTGGAAGACGCCTTCTTCCTGAACCGGCTTCGCCCGGCATCGTATCCGGCGACGCTTCGCGCGATTCGCATTTACGTGGGCGTCGACACGCTGCGGCCGGGGACGCAAGTCACACTGCTCGCCGCGCCGCACCCTTCGGGCTCGGCCGAACTGGGACAGGTAACGCTGCGGGGCAGCGTCACGGGCCGGATCGACCGTGAAGGCGCGTGGATCGAGTACGCGGTCCCAAAGATCACGATCGAGTCCGGCGACTTCCTGGTCGGATTCCACAGCGCCGAGCGAGGCCAACTCACGGTGGCGCTCGACACCACGGTTACCCGCGAGCGCTCGTACTTCTCGACGAACGGATTCGAGTTCGCGCCGGCGGCGCAGACGGAAGGGATCGGCCCGGCGAACTTCGGCATTCAGGCGATTCTCGAGTAA
- a CDS encoding serine protease: MARKTATMKYAMRVLKDLNKFQERVEDTPVDELLGGTAATPRDFGNELMTPSAAAPVGEVDIDLPMPGGELPGLRQDQRATIAAGRKAVAKIKKDGAAADLTPFEEQGLEAIILLTERPAILIQDGRFLPPPQEWAKLEDARAEIEANLPSIGRIELDGHPSMEWVGTGFLVADTVVMTNRHVAKVFSRQSGRKWTFEPGMKPRIDYREELGSTTPAEFALTGVIGIHDEHDMALLTVSRKGAKKTKAPDALAVAKAPELKKGREVYVVGYPAADPYRNDPEHMRRIFSGIYNVKRLQPGQLSSVPEAAVVVQHDCSTLGGNSGSCVIDLETHRVVGLHFGGRYRQSNSAVAISKLMKDALVKKAKIAFA, from the coding sequence ATGGCCAGGAAGACCGCCACGATGAAGTACGCGATGCGCGTGCTCAAAGACCTGAATAAGTTCCAGGAGCGGGTCGAAGACACACCGGTCGATGAGTTGCTGGGCGGAACAGCCGCCACCCCTCGTGACTTCGGCAATGAGTTGATGACCCCCTCGGCAGCCGCCCCCGTCGGCGAGGTCGACATCGATCTGCCGATGCCCGGTGGCGAACTCCCCGGCCTGCGGCAGGACCAGCGCGCCACCATCGCGGCCGGCCGCAAGGCTGTCGCCAAGATCAAGAAAGACGGCGCCGCCGCCGACCTGACGCCGTTCGAAGAGCAGGGCCTCGAGGCAATCATCCTCCTCACCGAGCGCCCGGCGATCCTCATCCAGGACGGCCGTTTCCTCCCGCCGCCGCAGGAATGGGCCAAGCTCGAAGACGCGCGCGCCGAGATCGAAGCGAACCTGCCGAGCATCGGCCGCATCGAACTCGACGGCCACCCGTCGATGGAATGGGTGGGCACGGGGTTCCTCGTGGCCGACACCGTGGTGATGACCAATCGCCACGTGGCCAAGGTCTTCAGCCGTCAGTCCGGCAGAAAGTGGACGTTCGAGCCCGGTATGAAGCCGCGCATCGACTACCGCGAGGAACTCGGTTCGACGACTCCCGCCGAGTTCGCCCTCACAGGCGTGATCGGCATCCACGACGAGCACGATATGGCCCTGCTCACGGTGTCGCGCAAGGGCGCCAAGAAGACCAAGGCCCCAGATGCGCTTGCCGTCGCCAAGGCGCCGGAGTTGAAAAAGGGCCGCGAAGTTTACGTCGTCGGCTACCCCGCCGCCGACCCCTACCGCAACGATCCCGAGCACATGCGCCGCATCTTCTCCGGCATCTACAACGTGAAGCGGCTCCAGCCGGGCCAGTTGTCGTCGGTGCCGGAGGCGGCCGTCGTCGTCCAACACGATTGCTCCACCCTCGGCGGCAATTCCGGTTCCTGCGTCATCGACCTCGAAACGCACCGCGTGGTGGGCCTGCACTTCGGGGGACGTTACCGTCAGTCGAACTCGGCGGTTGCGATCTCGAAGCTGATGAAGGACGCGCTGGTGAAGAAGGCCAAGATCGCCTTCGCGTAG
- a CDS encoding HEAT repeat domain-containing protein — translation MKAAPALCAGFALLAAACSTPPASQPRFRTLPGFTVEPAATGAGSIVAFTFDSRGRPVIAKERGQATVLIDADNDGFYETQQPFSDRVHTIQGLWFDGNTLYAVGKNAAEKPEESRAGLYKLTANEKTGRADTFEQLALFQGDMREHGPHDIRRGPDGAPTILLGNHTAVPPDRIDPASPLRGLREWQLLDRYMDARGHAAGIMAPGGTLVRWNEDRRTFTLLAGGFRNAYNHAYNPDGDAFTFDSDMEWDINLPWYRAVRTLHVVPGGDYGWRTGSGKFPGYFFDTLPPVREAGRGSPVGVEFYQHRVYPPEYHGAYFEGDWSRGRILVSRPARSGATYSIPGEPTGFVHGEPLNVTDLEVGPDGFLYFSTGGRDTEGGFYRVRYKPGFWDRLWGPSEPDGALALVRQPQPLSSWSWAELARRQEAMGARWGEELEKLARNPAAESADRVQALFLLQRFGPKPRAELLRPLSADPDPHVRSAAIYVVGLHGSDRAKAIAVAGLKDPDPFVLRRAAEAVVRMGLAPDQPFAPVASVYPLLKHGDRFVRYAGRLALERIAPEEWRETVFLESDPAGAAEGLLALIRSGEPVSEAVFEKLLALLRRPKATAEERLAALRIFAIAAAETEDGVRPTLRKQVSDLVLPLFPTADERVNRELARVLAYCGQPEAIAKILAAIPRDDTNQPLQIHYAYCLRAIPGGWTSEQNNAMVRWFQKASKWRGGASFTGFLNLMFDAALEHFTAGEKALAYRRVPEFAPIPAAKAVPAVARARGVASISEQEILEFQLFDPMTLRADPTRGKVIFEKECASCHRFGDAGNDFGPDLTTLAARFRKKDILEAILWPSRTVSDQYGSVIIETRQLGLVNGLLVREDANRIVLKTGDVPQPVEIPKREVTSRRKSDISIMPEKLLDGYGQGEIADLLAYLASKP, via the coding sequence ATGAAAGCCGCTCCCGCACTCTGCGCGGGCTTTGCCCTCCTCGCCGCTGCCTGTTCCACCCCGCCCGCCTCGCAGCCCCGCTTCCGCACGCTTCCCGGCTTCACTGTCGAACCGGCCGCCACGGGCGCCGGCTCCATCGTCGCATTCACCTTCGATAGCCGTGGCCGTCCGGTCATCGCCAAGGAGCGCGGCCAGGCCACCGTCCTCATCGACGCCGATAACGACGGCTTCTACGAAACACAGCAGCCGTTCTCAGACCGCGTGCATACCATCCAGGGACTCTGGTTCGATGGGAACACGCTCTACGCCGTCGGCAAGAACGCCGCCGAGAAGCCCGAAGAAAGCCGCGCCGGCCTCTACAAACTCACCGCCAACGAAAAGACGGGCCGGGCGGACACGTTCGAACAACTCGCCCTTTTCCAGGGCGACATGCGCGAACACGGCCCCCACGATATCCGCCGCGGCCCGGATGGAGCGCCCACGATCCTGCTCGGCAACCACACCGCCGTTCCGCCGGACCGCATCGACCCCGCCTCCCCTCTCCGCGGCCTCCGCGAATGGCAACTTCTCGACCGCTATATGGACGCGCGCGGCCACGCCGCCGGCATCATGGCGCCCGGCGGAACCCTCGTCCGGTGGAATGAGGATCGCCGCACCTTCACCCTGCTCGCCGGCGGTTTCCGCAACGCCTACAATCACGCCTACAACCCCGACGGCGATGCTTTCACGTTCGATTCCGACATGGAATGGGACATCAACCTCCCCTGGTATCGCGCCGTGCGCACCCTCCACGTCGTCCCCGGCGGCGACTACGGCTGGCGTACCGGATCGGGCAAGTTTCCCGGCTACTTCTTCGATACCTTGCCGCCCGTGCGCGAGGCCGGCCGCGGCTCTCCGGTGGGCGTCGAGTTCTACCAGCACCGCGTCTACCCGCCCGAATACCACGGCGCCTATTTCGAAGGCGACTGGTCCCGCGGCCGCATTCTGGTCTCCCGCCCGGCGCGTTCGGGAGCCACCTACTCAATTCCCGGCGAACCCACCGGGTTCGTGCACGGCGAGCCGCTGAACGTGACCGATCTCGAAGTAGGTCCCGACGGGTTTCTCTACTTCAGCACCGGCGGCCGCGACACCGAAGGCGGCTTCTATCGCGTCCGCTACAAGCCAGGGTTCTGGGATCGGCTTTGGGGACCGTCCGAGCCGGACGGCGCTCTCGCGCTGGTTCGCCAGCCGCAGCCGCTTTCCAGTTGGAGTTGGGCCGAACTCGCCCGCAGACAGGAGGCGATGGGAGCGCGGTGGGGCGAGGAACTGGAGAAGCTGGCCCGCAATCCCGCCGCCGAATCCGCCGATCGCGTCCAGGCGCTGTTCCTGCTTCAGCGCTTTGGTCCCAAGCCGCGCGCCGAATTGCTCCGCCCGTTGAGTGCGGACCCGGATCCCCACGTCCGTTCCGCCGCCATCTACGTCGTCGGGCTCCACGGCAGCGACCGCGCCAAGGCCATCGCCGTGGCGGGCCTGAAAGACCCGGACCCCTTCGTTCTTCGCCGCGCCGCTGAAGCCGTGGTGCGCATGGGCCTCGCACCCGATCAACCGTTCGCGCCCGTGGCGTCGGTCTACCCGCTCCTCAAGCACGGCGACCGCTTTGTCCGCTACGCCGGCCGCCTCGCGCTCGAGCGCATCGCGCCGGAGGAGTGGCGCGAGACGGTGTTCCTCGAGAGCGATCCGGCCGGCGCGGCGGAAGGCCTGCTCGCGTTGATCCGTTCCGGCGAACCGGTCTCCGAGGCTGTGTTCGAAAAGCTGCTGGCGCTGTTGCGCCGCCCCAAAGCCACCGCCGAGGAGCGCCTCGCCGCGCTCCGCATCTTCGCCATCGCCGCCGCCGAGACCGAAGACGGCGTCCGTCCCACGCTCCGCAAGCAGGTCTCCGATCTCGTGCTGCCGCTCTTCCCCACCGCCGACGAGCGCGTGAATCGCGAACTCGCCCGCGTGCTGGCCTACTGCGGCCAGCCCGAAGCGATCGCGAAGATTCTCGCCGCCATTCCCCGCGACGACACCAACCAGCCGCTCCAGATCCACTACGCCTACTGCCTCCGCGCGATCCCCGGCGGTTGGACGTCCGAACAGAACAACGCCATGGTCCGCTGGTTTCAGAAAGCCTCCAAGTGGCGCGGCGGAGCCAGCTTCACCGGCTTCCTGAACCTCATGTTCGACGCGGCCCTCGAACACTTCACCGCCGGGGAGAAGGCGCTCGCCTACCGCCGCGTTCCGGAGTTCGCGCCCATTCCCGCCGCCAAGGCCGTCCCCGCCGTCGCCCGCGCCCGCGGCGTCGCCTCCATCAGCGAACAGGAGATCCTCGAGTTCCAACTGTTCGATCCAATGACCCTCCGTGCCGACCCCACCCGCGGGAAGGTCATCTTCGAAAAGGAGTGCGCCTCCTGCCACCGCTTCGGCGACGCCGGCAACGATTTCGGACCGGACCTCACCACCCTCGCCGCACGCTTCCGGAAAAAGGACATCCTCGAAGCGATCCTCTGGCCTTCGCGCACCGTCTCGGATCAGTACGGCAGCGTCATCATCGAGACCCGGCAACTCGGCCTCGTCAACGGATTGCTCGTGCGCGAGGACGCCAACCGCATCGTGCTGAAGACGGGCGATGTTCCCCAGCCGGTGGAAATCCCGAAGCGCGAAGTGACTTCCCGCCGGAAGTCGGACATCTCGATCATGCCGGAAAAGCTGCTCGACGGCTATGGTCAGGGCGAAATCGCCGACCTGCTCGCCTACCTCGCCTCCAAGCCGTGA
- a CDS encoding metallophosphoesterase, protein MAKKKKPVSPVVVSYRSLAKAGRMIAEVAAGGEEEAVLAPGARTRMLAQVSHAMQALEAAERRGGVMVTAQDQAASLLQTFLARQAAQAGQLDDIGAGALEAKFDERDLAGWIGSFFTWWQRIRPHKLLPPDEFPGAIPNTARLALFADWATGLYGAPKIKESIEGDARGFQLAMHLGDTYYSGDDDEIAERLLAFFPRPAGALLRTLNGNHEMYTGGKAYFRKALPALEQSASYFALQNDHWLLLGLDTAHTDHALAKVQSEWVHKTVAAAGPRRVILFSHHQPVSLLERQGPKLVDALGDLLEQGRIFAWYWGHEHRLFLHDKHPLWGMHGRCIGHGGFPYFKDDMVEAPVEPKFFRLEPRNLVPGGELLAGPNPYVVGHETEYGPHGYVTLELDGARAHEVCHLADGTVIREQELV, encoded by the coding sequence ATGGCGAAAAAGAAGAAGCCGGTGAGTCCCGTCGTGGTCAGCTACCGCTCGCTTGCCAAGGCGGGTCGGATGATTGCCGAGGTCGCGGCCGGGGGCGAAGAAGAGGCCGTTCTCGCTCCGGGCGCGCGCACCCGTATGCTCGCTCAGGTGAGCCACGCGATGCAGGCGCTCGAGGCAGCCGAACGCCGCGGCGGCGTGATGGTGACCGCGCAGGACCAGGCCGCGTCCCTGCTGCAAACCTTTCTTGCCCGCCAGGCCGCCCAGGCCGGCCAGCTCGACGACATCGGCGCCGGCGCGCTCGAGGCCAAGTTCGACGAGCGCGATCTCGCCGGCTGGATCGGCAGCTTCTTCACGTGGTGGCAGCGCATCCGGCCCCACAAGCTCCTCCCGCCCGACGAATTTCCCGGTGCGATCCCGAACACCGCCCGGCTGGCGCTTTTCGCCGATTGGGCCACCGGCCTCTACGGCGCACCGAAGATCAAGGAGAGCATCGAGGGCGACGCACGCGGTTTCCAGCTCGCCATGCACCTCGGCGACACCTACTATTCGGGCGACGATGACGAGATCGCCGAACGCCTCCTCGCCTTCTTCCCGCGCCCGGCCGGCGCGCTTCTCCGCACGCTCAACGGGAACCACGAGATGTACACCGGCGGCAAGGCCTACTTCAGGAAGGCGCTGCCGGCGCTGGAGCAATCGGCGAGCTATTTCGCGCTTCAGAACGACCATTGGCTGCTCCTCGGGCTCGACACGGCGCACACCGACCATGCGCTCGCCAAGGTGCAATCGGAATGGGTCCACAAGACCGTGGCCGCCGCCGGCCCTCGCCGCGTGATCCTGTTCAGCCACCACCAGCCGGTCTCGCTGCTCGAACGGCAGGGCCCCAAGCTCGTCGACGCTCTCGGAGACCTGCTCGAACAGGGCCGCATCTTCGCTTGGTATTGGGGCCACGAGCACCGCCTCTTTCTCCACGACAAGCATCCGCTATGGGGAATGCACGGTCGCTGCATCGGCCACGGCGGGTTCCCGTATTTCAAGGACGACATGGTGGAAGCGCCGGTCGAACCGAAGTTCTTCCGGCTGGAGCCGCGCAACCTCGTGCCGGGCGGGGAACTGCTCGCCGGGCCGAATCCTTACGTCGTGGGGCACGAGACCGAGTACGGCCCGCATGGGTACGTGACGCTCGAGCTCGACGGCGCGCGCGCGCACGAGGTCTGCCACCTCGCCGACGGAACCGTGATTCGCGAACAGGAGCTGGTGTAG